The Weissella confusa DNA window GGATTAGCGCTCATATGAACACGTAGTGGCTTTGAACTGCCATTCATCAATGTCACTTGCAAAGTTTGTTCTTGATTAGGCTGCACATTTAAGTCGTAGTACCCTACTTTAGGATCAATTTGACTTTCGGGAAAAATCGGGTCAACTCCAAGCGCACTATTGTTTGCAGAAGCCGTCGTACCGACTTGGCTGACACCAATGGCTAGGGCGACTGCTAATGCAAGTTGTAGTTTTCTTTTCATTCTGACATCCTCCTCTTTCCTTCTTCATACAATAACAAGAGGATTGAGCGCTCTGTTCATAACCGCTTTAAAGGGCGTTGTGAACAGAGCCTTTTAACTCTTTTTAATTTATCTAAAAATACAATCGCTAATATTTTCAGTGTCCTTTTCACGGGCTAAAAACAAAAACGGCATAGCTTACTCGTCAGAGCAGGCTATGCCGTTTAACTTTCGCATATAAAAAAGTGAGTCCGATACGAATATCAGACTCACTTTTTACTATTTATTATTGTTCGTTCTTCAACGTTTCAACGTCACGAGCAATCATGATTTCTTCGTCAGTTGCGACCTTCAAAACCTTAACTGATGAATCGTCCGTTGAGATGATCATCTCATCATCACGTTGCTTGTTTTGTTCTTCGTTCATCTTGATACCCATGAAGTTCAAGCGCTTGATGATTTCTGAACGCAAGTCATCGGCGTTTTCACCGATACCAGCCGTAAAGACAATAGCATCAAGACCTTCAAGCTCCATGTAGTATTGACCGATGTAACGAACAACACGGTCAACGAACATTTGGATAGCCAATTCAGCGTGCTCGTTAGTATCACGAACAGCCTTCAAGTCACGCATGTCAGCTGACAACGTTGACACACCCAACAAACCTGACTTCTTGTTCAAGATGTTAAGCATTTCGTCGTTAGTCAAACCTTCGCGCTCTTGGATGTAGTAAACCAATGAAGGATCAACATCACCTGAACGCGTAGCCATCATAACACCTGCCAATGGTGTGAATCCCATTGACGTATCCAATGACTTACCATCCTTGATAGCCGTAATTGAAGCACCAGCACCCAAGTGCAATGTCACAATCTTCAAGTCTTCCAATGGCTTACCCAAGATTTCGGCAGTGCGGGCTGCAACGTAACGGTGTGACGTTCCGTGGGCACCGTACTTACGTGCACCATACTTCGTGTAGTACTCGTATGGCAAAGCATACAAGTAGTTCTTACGAGGCATCGTTTGGTGGAATGCAGTGTCAAATACAGCTACTGACGTGGCGTTTGGCAACAACTTTTGGAATACACGGATTCCCATTGCGTTGGCTGGGTTGTGCAATGGTGCATAAGCAGCCAAGCGGTCAATCTTGTTCAACACTTCGTCATCAACGATAACTGAGTGGTTAAACCACTCACCACCGGCAACGACACGGTGTCCAACACCCGTGATTTCGTTCAAGTCAGCAATGACTTCGTGTTCCTTAAGTTGTTCCAATAGCAAGTTAATGGCAGCCTCGTGGTTGTCGATGTCTTGAATCAACTCAAACTTCTCACCGTTGAACTTCAACGTGAAAATTGAATCGCTCAAACCGATTCGTTCAACTTGTCCCTTTGCAATTACCTTTTCTGCTGGCATCTCAATCAATTGAAACTTCAATGATGATGAACCGGCATTAATCGCCATAGTCTTAGCCATGTGTACTTGTCTCCTCTTTTCCAAACGGAATTGTTCAATATCTGCAGATTAGTATATCACAATTTCTTATGAATATCTTGTCAACTATTTCGGACGTGTGTCAGTCGTACGACTACGCGTGTAGCATGTGGTTCGCAGTCATCCATGCCGTCATCTCTGTCACGAAATCTTTGTTCTCTGCAACGTTCGTCAATTCTGGTGTTTTTGCCAACATAACTGGCGTTGCTTGGATAGCATCCCCCCCGGCACGTTGCAAAACTAAGATTGCCTTGGCAGCAGCCTTGTTTGCGAACAGCTTGTCTGGGAATTGCAACAAAGCCTGGAAGTACACGTTTTCTGATTGCAAGTACTTCAACAATGATTGGGCTTGTTCCGTCTCAAATAGATTTGCTGGCACAATGATGGCTGCCATGCCACCTGGTCGCAAAGCGTTAACAGCTTGTTCAATCAACAAATGGTGTACATAAGTCAAACCATCTTCAGCGGTCGTCGCAAAGTGACTTGGCACTTCAGCCGGATAGTAACCGACTGGCAAGTCAGCCACAACAACATCTTGATCAGTTGGCAACTCACTTGCCACCGCGTCGGCCAATGTTAATTGC harbors:
- a CDS encoding acetate/propionate family kinase; translation: MAKTMAINAGSSSLKFQLIEMPAEKVIAKGQVERIGLSDSIFTLKFNGEKFELIQDIDNHEAAINLLLEQLKEHEVIADLNEITGVGHRVVAGGEWFNHSVIVDDEVLNKIDRLAAYAPLHNPANAMGIRVFQKLLPNATSVAVFDTAFHQTMPRKNYLYALPYEYYTKYGARKYGAHGTSHRYVAARTAEILGKPLEDLKIVTLHLGAGASITAIKDGKSLDTSMGFTPLAGVMMATRSGDVDPSLVYYIQEREGLTNDEMLNILNKKSGLLGVSTLSADMRDLKAVRDTNEHAELAIQMFVDRVVRYIGQYYMELEGLDAIVFTAGIGENADDLRSEIIKRLNFMGIKMNEEQNKQRDDEMIISTDDSSVKVLKVATDEEIMIARDVETLKNEQ